From a single Solanum dulcamara chromosome 4, daSolDulc1.2, whole genome shotgun sequence genomic region:
- the LOC129884246 gene encoding uncharacterized protein LOC129884246, which yields MQKALDPVRVIQDRLRTTQSRHKSYMDRRGRPLRFAICDRHRYVPDESHVLQYDSVDLDNRLSYIEEPVAILDRDVRQLHSRAIPVVKVYWRHRPVDEATWETEHEMQA from the exons ATGCAGAAGGCCTTAGATCctgtgagggtgattcaggataggctcaggaCAACCCAGAGTAGACACAAGAGCTATATGGATCGTAGGGGCCGACCATTGAGATTTGCCATTTGTGACAGA CATCGGTATGTTCCAGACGAGTCacatgtgcttcagtatgactcAGTTGACTTGGATAAtcgtttgagctatattgaAGAGCCAGTAGCTATTTTGGACAGAGATGTCAGACAGTTGCATTCTAGAGCTATCCCTGTGGTTAAGGTCTATTGGAGGCATCGTCCAGTAGAtgaggctacctgggagactGAGCATGAGATGCAGGCATAG